The following coding sequences lie in one Deltaproteobacteria bacterium genomic window:
- a CDS encoding pyridoxamine 5'-phosphate oxidase family protein: MRRKEKEIKDRSLLEEILQKALVCRLALSDGSRPYVVPLCFGYRENTLYFHSGMTGMKIEILKKNNKVCFETEIGVEVVRSEKPCKWSMHFMSVIGFGTAAIILEPEGKREALDIILSHYSGEDGPFDYADETIDKTVIIQVDIDSMTGKSSGLMPLSGDKNHFKKE, encoded by the coding sequence ATGAGGAGAAAGGAAAAGGAAATCAAGGATCGCAGTCTCCTTGAGGAGATCCTGCAAAAGGCCCTCGTTTGCCGTCTCGCCCTGTCCGACGGATCCCGTCCCTATGTCGTCCCCCTTTGCTTTGGGTATCGGGAAAACACCCTCTATTTTCATTCGGGGATGACGGGTATGAAAATCGAAATCCTCAAGAAAAACAACAAGGTGTGTTTCGAAACAGAGATTGGAGTGGAAGTCGTTCGCTCTGAGAAGCCCTGCAAATGGAGTATGCATTTCATGAGCGTCATCGGTTTTGGAACCGCTGCCATTATTCTTGAACCCGAAGGGAAACGAGAGGCCTTGGATATAATCCTATCCCATTACTCGGGCGAAGACGGGCCCTTTGATTACGCCGACGAAACCATTGACAAAACCGTCATCATCCAGGTGGATATCGATTCCATGACAGGAAAGAGTTCCGGCTTAATGCCGTTGAGTGGAGACAAGAACCATTTCAAAAAAGAGTAA